A stretch of the bacterium genome encodes the following:
- a CDS encoding GvpL/GvpF family gas vesicle protein, with the protein MGKVKEGKYIYCVIKVNEPKTFGSLGVGGRGDELHTICFNDIAVVVSNSPIIKYPVSRENTLAHEKAIEEVMKKHVVLPVRFCTIAEDEKKVKKILEREYDKFKDLLDKINNKKELGLKAIFKEDVIYKDILEKHEDIRKLKEGLASKPPEATHYERMEIGKMVETALQKEKEICEKDILNTLSPLAVEHKTNNTYGERMIINAAFLVEKSKETEFDQKVQELDGKYGNKIKFKYVGTIPPFNFVNLVIETGEY; encoded by the coding sequence ATGGGAAAAGTGAAAGAAGGTAAGTACATATATTGTGTAATAAAAGTTAATGAACCAAAAACTTTCGGTTCGCTGGGAGTTGGCGGAAGAGGGGACGAACTGCATACTATTTGCTTTAATGATATAGCAGTTGTAGTGAGCAATTCTCCAATAATAAAATACCCAGTGTCAAGGGAGAATACACTTGCTCATGAAAAGGCAATTGAGGAAGTAATGAAAAAGCATGTAGTTTTGCCGGTAAGATTTTGCACAATTGCTGAAGACGAAAAGAAGGTAAAGAAGATTTTAGAAAGAGAGTATGATAAATTCAAAGATCTGTTGGACAAAATTAATAATAAAAAAGAGCTTGGGTTAAAAGCAATATTTAAAGAGGATGTTATTTATAAAGATATCTTGGAAAAACATGAAGACATAAGAAAGTTAAAGGAAGGGCTGGCTTCTAAACCCCCTGAAGCGACTCATTACGAACGTATGGAAATAGGGAAAATGGTGGAAACTGCTCTGCAAAAAGAGAAAGAGATTTGCGAAAAGGATATTTTGAATACGCTTTCGCCTTTGGCAGTAGAGCATAAGACCAATAATACCTACGGTGAACGCATGATTATAAATGCGGCTTTTTTAGTGGAGAAAAGCAAAGAAACAGAATTTGATCAGAAGGTTCAGGAACTGGACGGGAAATATGGTAATAAAATAAAATTTAAGTATGTAGGAACCATACCGCCGTTTAATTTTGTCAATTTAGTAATTGAAACGGGAGAGTATTAA
- a CDS encoding gas vesicle protein GvpG: MFLIDDILLAPLKGVVWLGKKINEVIEKEISDEGRIKEKLMELQMRFELDEINDEGYKKQEEELLARLDAIRKAKEEEV; encoded by the coding sequence ATGTTTTTAATTGATGATATATTGCTTGCGCCATTGAAAGGGGTGGTTTGGCTTGGCAAGAAGATTAATGAGGTTATAGAGAAGGAAATCTCTGATGAAGGGCGGATAAAAGAGAAACTAATGGAATTACAAATGCGGTTTGAACTTGATGAAATAAACGATGAAGGATATAAGAAGCAGGAAGAAGAACTTTTAGCGCGATTGGACGCTATTAGAAAAGCAAAAGAAGAGGAGGTGTGA
- a CDS encoding gas vesicle protein, with translation MANMEEAKKAVAEFLRKTLNVKDIKVIKVGKSEKGWETETEVYEESSFIKALGLPTRVKDRNIYEVKLDDKLEVQSYECKSKEE, from the coding sequence ATGGCTAATATGGAAGAAGCTAAGAAAGCAGTTGCTGAGTTTTTGAGAAAGACCCTTAATGTCAAAGATATAAAGGTGATTAAGGTTGGAAAGAGTGAAAAAGGCTGGGAGACGGAAACAGAAGTATATGAAGAAAGTTCATTTATAAAGGCTCTTGGACTTCCAACAAGAGTAAAGGACCGGAATATCTATGAGGTTAAATTGGATGATAAATTAGAAGTCCAATCCTATGAATGCAAGAGTAAAGAAGAATAA
- a CDS encoding GvpL/GvpF family gas vesicle protein, whose product MEKEGKYIYCVVATSQERNFGPIGIGSRGDEVLTVGYNDLSMVVSSHPMTKFTVNRENMLAHEKIIEEVMKEFDSVLPVRFGTIASNADEIRNLLDKRYREFKNALRDMDHKIELGVKGIWKNMEIIFKEIVQENKEIKKAKVKIQNGEGKKNIQSKREIGKEVFEALQKKKEKEAEKIVDALRRTAFDHKLNRTITDEMFMNAAFLVDKGREKEFDNIMDDLSEEYKDRVKFMYAGPLPVFNFVNIAIYPEEWEK is encoded by the coding sequence ATGGAGAAAGAAGGGAAATATATCTATTGTGTTGTTGCAACATCACAGGAGAGGAATTTTGGGCCAATAGGAATAGGCAGCAGGGGTGATGAAGTTTTAACTGTTGGCTATAATGACCTGAGCATGGTTGTAAGCAGTCATCCAATGACTAAATTTACTGTTAATCGCGAGAATATGCTGGCTCACGAGAAGATAATTGAAGAAGTGATGAAGGAATTTGATAGCGTACTTCCAGTCAGGTTTGGCACTATTGCCTCTAATGCTGATGAGATAAGGAATCTTTTAGATAAAAGATATAGAGAATTTAAGAACGCATTAAGGGATATGGACCATAAAATAGAATTAGGCGTTAAAGGGATATGGAAAAATATGGAAATAATCTTTAAAGAGATTGTGCAGGAGAATAAAGAGATTAAGAAGGCAAAAGTGAAAATTCAAAACGGCGAAGGGAAAAAGAATATACAATCTAAGAGGGAGATTGGTAAAGAGGTTTTTGAAGCTCTGCAAAAGAAAAAAGAGAAAGAGGCAGAGAAGATAGTAGATGCTTTAAGGAGAACAGCCTTTGACCATAAACTTAATAGGACTATTACAGATGAGATGTTTATGAATGCAGCCTTTTTGGTAGATAAAGGGAGAGAGAAAGAATTTGATAATATAATGGATGATTTAAGTGAAGAATATAAGGATAGAGTAAAGTTTATGTATGCAGGCCCTTTACCTGTATTTAATTTTGTGAACATTGCCATTTATCCTGAGGAATGGGAAAAGTGA